A window of Cellulomonas wangleii genomic DNA:
GCGTCCGTCGCGATCCGCAGCGCGCGCCGGGAGGGCGGCACCGTCCGCGTCCAGATGGACCCCGCCGACGTGCTGTGACGCACGGCGCGTGGGGTGACCCGACCTAGGATCGAACCCATGCGTCTGCTCTTCGCGGGGAGTCCCGCGGCCGCCGTCCCCTCCCTCGAGGCCCTCCTGGCCTCCCGGCACGAGGTGGTCGCGGTGCTGACCCGGCCCGATGCGCGCGTCGGGCGGGGACGCACGCTGCAGCCGTCGCCCGTCGGCGCCCTGGCCCGCGAGCGCGGTCTGCCGGTGCTGACCCCGCGGACGTTGCGCGACCCGGAGGTGGTCGCCGAGATCACCGCGCTGGGTGTGGACGCGGCACCGGTGGTGGCCTACGGGGTGCTCGTGCCGCCGACGCTGCTCGACGTCCCGCGGCACGGCTGGGTGAACCTGCACTTCTCGGTGCTGCCCGCCTGGCGCGGGGCCGCGCCGGTGCAGCACGCCGTCATGGCGGGTGACGAGGTCACAGGGGCCTCGACGTTCCGGCTGGAGGAAGGGCTGGACACGGGGCCGGTGTACGGGACGCTCACCGAGACGATCCGCCCCACCGACACGTCCGGCGACCTGCTGGGCCGGCTGTCCGTGGCGGGGGCCGAGCTGCTGGTGCGGACCCTGGACGCCCTCGAGGAGGGCGTGCTGGAGCCGGTGCCGCAGCCGGCGGACGGGGTGAGCCTGGCGCCCAAGCTGACGGTGCAGGACGCGCGGGTGCGCTGGGAGCACCCGTCGACCGCCGTCGACCGGAGGATCCGGGGCTGCACGCCGGCCCCCGGCGCGTGGACCACCCTGCCGGACGGGCAGCGCCTCGGCGTGGGGCCGGTGCGCCCGGTCCCGGAGGTGACGGACCTGCGCCCGGGGGAGGTGCGTGCGGACAAGCGGGAGGTGCTCGTCGGCACGGGCGCCGGTGCCGTGCGCCTGGGGGAGGTGACCGCACCGGGCAAGCGTCCGATGCCCGCGGCCGACTGGGCGCGGGGTGCGCGCCTCGAGGCGGCGACCGTCCTGGGCAGTGTGCCGCAGGAGGCCGCAGTCACCGAGGGGGGTGCCCGATGACCCGGGAGGACCGTCCGCGTCGTGACGACCGTGCCGGGCGGGACGACCGCCCGCGGCGCGACGGCAGCGGCCAGGACGCGCGACGCGACGCGCGGGGCCGACAGCGCGGTGAGGCGCGGGTGCAGGGTCGCGCGGGGCGCACCACGGCCGCGCCGTCGCAGCGTACGCGGCAGGGCGACGCGGCCCGCGGTGCGGCGTACGACACCCTGCGGGCCGTGGCGGACTCGGACGCGTACGCCAACCTGGTGCTGCCGCCGCTGCTGCGCGAGCGTCGCATCGCCGGGCGTGACGCGGCGTTCGCCACGGAGCTGGCGTACGGCACCCTGCGGTTGCGGGGCCGGTACGACGCCGTGCTCGAGCAGGCGTCGTCGCGTCCGCTCGCCCAGGTGGACCCGCCGGTGCTCGACGTGCTGCGCATGGGTGCGCACCAGCTGCTGGGCATGCGGGTGCCGCCGCACGCGGCGGTCTCCGAGACGGTGGGCCTGGCCCGCGAGCGCGTCGGGGCCGGTGCGGCGCAGTTCGTCAACGCGGTGCTGCGCCGGGTGGCCGAGCAGCCCCTGGACGTGTGGCTGACGCGGGTCGCGGACGCCGCCGACCC
This region includes:
- the fmt gene encoding methionyl-tRNA formyltransferase produces the protein MRLLFAGSPAAAVPSLEALLASRHEVVAVLTRPDARVGRGRTLQPSPVGALARERGLPVLTPRTLRDPEVVAEITALGVDAAPVVAYGVLVPPTLLDVPRHGWVNLHFSVLPAWRGAAPVQHAVMAGDEVTGASTFRLEEGLDTGPVYGTLTETIRPTDTSGDLLGRLSVAGAELLVRTLDALEEGVLEPVPQPADGVSLAPKLTVQDARVRWEHPSTAVDRRIRGCTPAPGAWTTLPDGQRLGVGPVRPVPEVTDLRPGEVRADKREVLVGTGAGAVRLGEVTAPGKRPMPAADWARGARLEAATVLGSVPQEAAVTEGGAR